The following proteins are co-located in the Meriones unguiculatus strain TT.TT164.6M chromosome 4, Bangor_MerUng_6.1, whole genome shotgun sequence genome:
- the Aar2 gene encoding protein AAR2 homolog has product MASMQMDPELAKQLFFEGATVVILNMPRGTEFGIDYNSWEVGPKFRGVKMIPPGIHFLHYSSVDKANPREVGPRMGFFLSLKQRGLTVLRWNAVQEELDLSPAPEAEVDAMRANLPELDQFLGPYPYATLKKWISLTSFISEVTVEKLQPESRQICAFSDVLPVLSMKHTKDRVEQNLPLCGTECKSYQEGLARLPEMKPRAGTEIRFSELPTQMFPAGATPAEITRHSMDLSYALETVLSKQFPGNPQDVLGELQFAFVCFLLGNVYEAFEHWKRLLNLLCRSEATMVKHHSLYVSLISVLYHQLGEIPADFFVDIVSQDNFLTSTLQVFFSSACSIAVDATLRKKAEKFQAHLTKKFRWDFASEPEDCAPVVVELPEGIETA; this is encoded by the exons ATGGCTTCCATGCAGATGGATCCTGAGCTAGCTAAgcaactcttctttgaaggagcCACTGTGGTCATTCTGAACATGCCCAGGGGGACAGAGTTTGGCATTGACTACAACTCCTGGGAAGTAGGTCCCAAGTTCCGGGGTGTGAAGATGATCCCCCCTGGCATCCACTTCCTCCACTACAGCTCTGTGGACAAGGCCAATCCCAGGGAGGTGGGCCCTCGGATGGGCTTCTTCCTTAGCCTGAAGCAGCGGGGGCTGACGGTCCTGCGCTGGAATGCGGTTCAGGAAGAGCTAGACTTGTCTCCCGCTCCAGAGGCTGAAGTAGATGCTATGAGAGCTAATCTCCCAGAGCTAGACCAGTTTCTGGGACCTTACCCATATGCTACACTCAAGAAATGGATCTCCCTCACCAGCTTCATCAGTGAGGTCACTGTGGAGAAGCTGCAGCCCGAGAGCCGGCAGATCTGCGCCTTCTCAGACGTGTTGCCCGTGCTTTCCATGAAGCACACCAAGGACAGGGTAGAGCAGAATCTACCCCTCTGTGGCACTGAGTGCAAAAGCTACCAGGAAGGCCTAGCTCGGCTGCCAGAGATGAAGCCCAGGGCTGGGACTGAGATCCGCTTCTCGGAGCTGCCCACTCAAATGTTCCCAGCAGGTGCCACACCAGCAGAGATCACAAGGCACAGCATGGACTTGAGCTATGCCCTTGAGACTGTGCTCAGCAAGCAGTTCCCTGGCAACCCCCAGGATGTACTTG GCGAACTCCAGTTTGCTTTTGTCTGTTTCCTGCTGGGCAATGTGTATGAGGCGTTTGAGCACTGGAAGCGGCTCCTGAACCTGCTGTGTCGCTCAGAAGCCACCATGGTGAAGCACCACAGCCTGTACGTCAGCCTCATCTCCGTCCTGTACCACCAGCTTGGTGAGATCCCTGCCGACTTCTTTGTGGACATTGTCTCCCAGGACAACTTCCTCACCAGCACCTTACAG gttttcttttcttctgcctgCAGTATTGCTGTGGATGCCACCCtgaggaagaaagcagaaaagttcCAAGCCCACCTGACTAAGAAGTTCCGGTGGGACTTTGCTTCAGAGCCGGAGGACTGTGCCCCAGTGGTGGTGGAGCTCCCTGAGGGCATCGAGACTGCCTAA